ACCGTATCAAAGGCGTAGTGAAAAAGACCCGCCGCCCGGAAGTGATGGGTGGACTGGGTGGCTTTGGCGCGCTTTGTGCGCTGCCGCAGAAATACCGCGAGCCAGTGCTGGTTTCCGGCACCGACGGCGTCGGCACCAAGCTGCGTCTGGCGATGGATCTGAAACGCCATGACAGCATCGGTATCGATCTGGTGGCGATGTGCGTGAATGACCTGGTGGTTCAAGGCGCTGAGCCGCTGTTCTTCCTCGACTACTATGCGACCGGCAAGCTGGATGTGGATACCGCTTCATCGGTGATCACCGGGATCGCCGAAGGTTGTCTGCAATCGGGTTGTGCGCTGGTTGGCGGTGAAACCGCTGAAATGCCAGGCATGTACCACGGCGAAGATTACGACGTGGCAGGTTTCTGCGTTGGCGTGGTGGAAAAATCAGAAATCATCGACGGCTCGAAAGTGCAGGATGGTGATGTGCTGATTGCGCTGGGCTCCAGCGGTCCGCACTCCAACGGTTATTCGCTGGTGCGTAAAATCCTCCAGGTGAGCCAGACCGATCCGGAAAGCAAACAGCTGGAAGGTAAATCGCTGGCCGATCATCTGCTGGCTCCGACCCGCATCTACGTGAAAAATATCCTCAGCCTGATCGAACAGGTTGATGTGCACGCGATTGCGCACCTCACCGGTGGCGGCTTCTGGGAAAACATTCCGCGCGTATTGCCGGACAACACCCAGGCGGTGCTGGAAGAGAGCAGCTGGCAGTGGCCGGCGGTGTTCAGCTGGCTGCAACAGGCCGGTAACGTCAGCCGTCATGAAATGTACCGCACCTTTAACTGCGGCGTGGGTATGGTGATTGCGCTGAGCGCGGCAGAAGCCGACAAAGCGATTCAGCTGATGACCGACGCAGGCGAGCAGGCGTGGAAAATCGGTGTGATCAAAGCTTCTGATGCCGAAGAGCGTGTGGTTATCAACCCATGAAGAAACTGGTTGTACTGATTTCCGGTAACGGGAGCAATCTTCAGTCCATCCTCGACGCCTGCGCAAGCGGGCGGATTAACGGCAGCGTGGCTGCCGTTTTCAGTAATAAAGCCTCGGCAATGGGTTTAACGCGCGCGCAGGAAGCGGGTGTCGCGACCCATACGCTGGCCGCCAGTGAGTTTGCCGACCGTGACGCCTTCGATCGCCAGCTGATGCAGGAGATTGATGCTTACGCCCCGGATCTGGTGGTGCTGGCCGGTTATATGCGCATTCTCAGCCAGGCGTTTGTGGCGCATTATCACGATCGTCTGGTCAACATCCATCCCTCCCTGCTGCCCAAGTATCCTGGCCTGCACACCCATCGTCAGGCGCTGGAGAATGGCGACGAGGAACACGGCACCTCAGTGCATTTCGTCACTGACGAGCTGGATGGCGGGCCGGTTATTTTGCAGGCACGCGTACCGGTGTTTGCGGACGATACGGAAGATGAAATCACCGCCCGCGTACAGCATCAGGAACATGCGATTTATCCGCTGGTGATTAGCTGGTTTGTCGATGGACGTTTGCAGATGCGTGAAGGTGCCGCCTGGCTGGATGGCCAACCGTTGCCACCGCAGGGTTATGCCCACGATTGATTCCATTCCTGAGACCCACTTCGCGCGATAAATCGCGCCGCTACAAAGGATTGCACATACCGTAGCGGCGCGATTTATCGCGCAAGGTTTTAGGTTTTAGGTTTTAGGTTTTGCCTTACCCAAACCGTCCCGTAATGTAATCTTCGGTGCGCCGCGTTTTCGGTGCGGTGAAGATGCGGTCGGTTTCATCAAACTCCACCAGTTGGCCGTTGTGCATAAACGCGGTGTAATCCGACACGCGCGCCGCCTGCTGCATATTGTGCGTCACCAGCACCAGCGTGAAATGCTGCTTCAGCGTAGTCATTAATTCTTCAATCACCAGCGTAGAGATCGGGTCCAGCGCCGAGGTCGGCTCGTCCAGCAACAGGACTTCCGGCTCGATGGCAATGGCACGCGCAATCACCAGCCGCTGCTGCTGTCCGGTGGAGAGGGTTAAGGCACTTTGCCCCAATTGATCCTTCACCTCACCCCACAGTGCCGCCGCACGCAGAGCATTTTCGCAGGCTTCATTCAGCACCCGACGATCGCGTACGCCCTGTAAACGCAGACCATAAACCACGTTTTCATAAATTGATTTAGGGAACGGGTTCGGACGCTGAAACACCATGCCAACGCGTCGCCGCAGCGCGGCCAGATCCTGCTCTGGCTGCATAATGGCATGCTGACCCAACAGGATCTCACCTTCCACCCGGCAGCGATCGATCACATCATTCATGCGATTAAAGCAGCGCAGCAGCGTCGATTTGCCGCAACCGGAGGGGCCAATCAGCGCCGTGATGTGATTCTTCGGCAGTTGCAGGGCAATGTTGTTCAGCGCCTGGCGCTCGCCATACCATAGCGAAAGCTGATTAACCTCAAGAGCGATGTCGTAATCGGGCGTCATGTGTAAAACCTTTTAATGCGTCATAAGCCGGTAACGCTCGCGCAGACGGTGGCGTAGCGCCATCGCCAGCAAATTGAGCGACAGGATGATCACCACCAGCAACAGGGCGGTGGCGTAAACCAGGGGGCGATCAGCGTCGATATTCGGGCTTTGAAAAGCCAGATCGTAAATCTGAAAACCGAGGTGCATAAATTTGCGGTCAAGGTGCAGGTAAGGAAACACTGCGTCGACTGGCAGTTCCGGTACCATCTTCACCACCCCGACCAGCATCAGCGGAGCGGTTTCCCCGGCCGCACGCGCCACCGCGAGAATCAACCCCGTCAACATCGCCGGAACCGCCAGCGGCAGCACCACACGCCACAGCGTTTCGGCCTGCGTCGCCCCCAGCGCCAGCGAACCTTGTCTCAGGCTATCCGGGATACGGGACAGACCTTCTTCCGTGGCGACAATCACCACCGGCAGGGTCAGCAGCGCCAGTGTCAACGCCGCCCACAGCAGACCGGGGGTACCAAATGTCGGGTTGGGCAAGGCGCGCGCGTAAAATATCTGGTCAATGGTGCCGCCAATCAGCCAGACAAAAAAGCCCAGACCAAACACGCCATAAACAATCGAGGGAACCCCCGCCAGATTCACCACCGCAATCCGCACCAGTCGGGTTAGCGCGTTGCGCCCGGCGTATTCATGCAGCCAGACTGCCGCCACCACGCCAAGTGGCATGACGATAACCGACATCAGCAACACCATCAGCACCGTACCAAAAATCGCCGGGAATGCGCCGCTTTCGCTCTCGCCTGCCGCCGGATTATCGCTGACAAATTGCCATAGCTGGCTGAGAAAATGCTGCATTTTCTGGCCGAGGCTCATGTTATTCGGATACCAGGTCGCGACAATCTGCGCCAGCGGGATCGGGTGGTCCTGTCCCTGCACATCACGCAATATCAACACATCCCGGTGGCTGGCGCTTTGCAACTGCGCCAGCTGGTTGCCCAGCGCCGCGAAGTTCCGTTGCAAAGCGGCGCTGTTGGCATCGTATTGAGACTGGCGCTGCGCGCTAAACTCCCCTTTGCGCTGCTGTGCCTCAGCCTGGCGTTGCAGATTTTCCAGCTGCGCATTGAGGCGCGCCATCTCGATACGGCGAATATGGCTGGCCTGGCGCAGCTGTTCATGGACCTGTTGCAGACGCTGATGCAACAGCCCATCCCGATCGCGTGCCGTCAGCACTTCATTATCTTCACGCAGCTCAATAAACCAGCCGTAGGCGTTCCCGCCGCTGCGACGTTGCAGCACCATCACATCCGCAGGCCTGCGGGTTTTCGCCCGGCTCTGGCTGTCAATCACGCGAAAATCAGGGGGCGCAAAATCACGATTCCCGGTTTTCACCGTATAGCGCCAGCCGTTGTCATGCCGCTGACGTTGCAGGGTTTCCCCCAGCACCATCACCGGTTCGCCCTCGGGTGGCTGGAACAGATATTGATCGACCGGCTGCGGCCAAAAGGCACGCATCCCCTGCCACGCCAGTAAGCCAATCAGCAGAGTAAAAGCCAGTAAACACACGGCCACCGCACCGGCAGTCAGCCAGCGCCAGCGATCATTTTGGCGCATTACCTTCATCCCTGTCCCTCATGCTGGCTGTAGCGCTGTCGCAGGCGCTGACGGATCACTTCCGCCACCGTGTTAATGATTAAGGTAAATATCAGCAGAATCAGCGCACTGAGAAACAGAATGCGGTAATGGGCACTGCCCGCTGCCGCTTCCGGCATTTCAATGGCGATATTGGCGGACAGCGCACGTAATCCGGCAAATAACCCGCCTTCACTCACCGGGGTGTTGCCGGTCGCCATCAGTACGATCATGGTTTCCCCCAGGGCACGGCCAAAGCCAATCATCAGTGCGGCAAAAATCCCGGCCGAAGCACCGGGCAACACCACGCGCGTCAGGGTCTGCCACGGCGTGGCCCCCAGTGCCAGCGAGCCTTGCCCCAGCGAGACCGGCACGCTAAACAGCGCGTCTTCCGATAAGGTAAAAATCAGCGGCACCAGCGCAAATGCCATCGCCAGCGCCGCCACCAGCAGGTTGCGCTGCTCATAATGGGCCAGCCGTTCCCCCATCGCGGGCCAGAAATGGGTTGGCAGCCAGAGCGTCAACAGCGTCACCGCCAGCAGGATCGGCAGCAGCAACAGCACCTCATAACCTGGCTGACGCCAGCGCGCGGGCAGGCGTGGGCTGAGCATCCCGCATAACAACAACGTAGCCGCCAGCATTAGCGGCAGCAGCAACACGCCAATCAACGCATTGCTGATATGCGGTGCCAGCCACACTCCGGCAATCAACCCGATGACCACGCTCGGCAGCGCACCCATCATCTCAATGCCTGGTTTCACCCAACGGCGCAGGCCCGGTGTCATAAACCAGGCGGTGTACATCGCCGCAGCCAGCGCCAGTGGGGTGGCAAACAACAGCGCCAGGCTGGCGGCCTTCAGAGTGCCAATGATCATTGGTATCAGGCTGAATTTGGCCTGGTAGCTGTCCCCCGCCGCCGTGGATTGCCATACCCAATCGGGCTGCGGATAGTTTTCATACCAGATTTTCTGCCACAGGTTGCGCCAGCTAAAGTCAGGCCAGGGATCGTCAAGGCGCAGACGCTGCCATTGCCCTGCCCGTTCCACCACCAGCGTATCGCCGCGCGGTGAAAAAGCGGCAGCCACGATACCCGGATCCAGCTTGCGGGTGACTGTCGCCCCCTGTTGCTTACTGGCGAACAGGCTGACGTCGCCCTCAGGCGTCAGCGTGGCGAAGACGCGACGCTGCGGTTCGGTCACAATCATTGCCGTAGCCGAACTGCCGTCAAAAGTATGGATTTCCTGTAAACGTGGCCCCTGTGGACCGGTAATCGCGAACCACTGGCTGATGCCGCGTTGATCCTGAATCAGCAAGGTGCGGCCACCGGCCAGCAGCTGCAGGCTACGCGGACGCTGCACCAGCGTTTGTGTTTCACGCAGTTGCGCACCGTCGGCATTGATTTGCCAGACACGCAGCAGACGGCCCTCGCTGGTATACAGCAGGTTGCCGTCCGGGGAGAACAGCAGATGATCGGCCTGCTGTTGAGACAGGACAATCTGGTTGACGTGGGTTGATTTATCCAGCGTCAGCACGATGATGCCGGTGGCGGTTTGCGCAGCGATGCGCCATTGATCAGCCCCGAGGCTAGCCAGCGCCATCTGCGCTACGCCCCCCTGCGGCAGATGCATCGGACGATCGCCCAGCGGAAAACGCCATTCGCCATTAACCGGTTGCATCAACATCAGGTCACCCTGCATATTCAACAGCAGGCTGTTATGGTCGGCGCTTTGCACCACCGCATCCGGTTTACCCTGCAGTGCCAGCGCAGGCCCGGCAGGTTGACCATCAAGCGGAATAAAGCGCGCTTCATCGCGGCTGATGCGCCATCCCAGTTTCCCATCGTTGCCTAATGCCAGCACCGGAGCCTTGTCCCACAGCTGCTGACTGGCGACGATCTGCATCCCTGGCGGATTAAAAAGTGGCATGACGACCCAGATCAACCAGAAAAATAGCAGTAACATCAAAGCCAGAATCCCCACGCCGCAGGCGGTGACAACACGCTTTACCCACCGGTCGATGGCTCGACGGCGGCTATCACTAAAGTGGACGGGAATTCTTGTTATGCTCATGCAGACCAGGGTTACGCTCGTAGACAAGCCGCTATGTTGCCCGTAGCTGATTGATAAGACAACTGTTGGCGTTGGACAAGCCTGCCATACTCTCGCCATAATGGTGACGGACACTGAGCGAAAGCCCCTTTTCGCCGGACACCCCGTCCAGCAACAGCATCACGGAGTCAGAATGGGTCAGGAAAAGCTGTATATAGAAAAAGAATTAAGCTGGTTATCATTTAATGAACGCGTGTTACAGGAAGCAGCGGATAAAAGTAACCCGCTGATTGAACGTATGCGTTTCCTCGGGATCTATTCGAACAACCTTGATGAGTTTTATAAAGTCCGCTTCGCTGATTTGAAACGTCGCATTCTGATCGGTGAAGAACAAGGATCGCCCAGCACCCCACGTCATCTGCTGAAGAAGATCCAGCAACGGGTCCTGAAATCCGACCAGGAATTTGACGCGCTGTATAACGAATTGCTGCTGGAGATGGCGCGTAATCAGATCTTCCTGATTAATGAACGTCAGCTGTCGCCCAATCAACAGGTCTGGCTGCGGTATTACTTCAAGCACCAGCTGCGTCAGCACATCACCCCGATTCTGCTTAACCACGACACCGATTTAATCGAATTCCTCAAGGACGATTACACCTATCTGGCGGTGGAAATCATTCGTGGTGAAGACAAACGCTATGCCCTGCTGGAAATTCCGTCCGATAAAGTGCCGCGTTTCGTTAACCTGCCGGCCGAGTCACCGCGTCGCCGTAAACCGATGATCCTGCTGGACAACATTCTGCGCTATTGCCTTGATGAAATTTTCAAAGGCTTTTTCGATTATGATTCGCTGAATGCCTACTCCATGAAGATGACGCGCGATGCCGAGTACGATCTGGTCACTGAGATGGAATCCAGCCTGCTGGAACTGATGTCCTCCAGCCTGAAACAGCGCCTCAACGCCGAGCCGGTGCGTTTCGTTTATCAGCGTGATATGCCGGATGAAATGGTGGAGATGCTGCGTCATAAGCTCTCCATCTCCAACTATGATTCGGTGGTGCCGGGCGGCCGTTACCATAACTTCAAAGATTTCATCAGCTTCCCAAATGAAGGTAAAAGCAATCTGGAGAATCGCCCGTTACCGCAGATTCGTCATATTGGCTTTGATGGCTTCCGCAACGGCTTTGACGCCATTCGCAACCGCGATGTGCTGCTCTACTATCCGTACCATACTTTCGAGCATGTGCTTGAACTGCTGCGCCAGGCCTCCTTCGACCCCAGCGTACTGGCGATTAAAATCAACATCTACCGTGTGGCGAAAAACTCGCGCATCATGGATGCGATGATCCACGCAGCCTACAATGGCAAGAAAGTGACGGTGGTGGTGGAGTTGCAGGCGCGCTTTGATGAGGAAGCCAACATCCGCTGGGCGAAGCGTCTGACCGAAGCGGGCGTCCATGTGATTTTCTCTGCGCCGGGTCTGAAAATTCACGCCAAACTGTTCCTGATCTCGCGTCGCGAAGGGGAAGAGATTGTGCGCTACGCACATATCGGCACCGGTAACTTCAACGAAAAAACCGCACGCATTTATACTGACTATTCTTTGTTAACTGCGGATGCGCGTATCACCAATGAAGTGCGTCGGGTGTTTAACTTTATTGAAAACCCGTATCGTCCGGTGAGTTTCGACCATCTGATGGTGTCGCCGCAAAATTCGCGCAATATGCTTTATCAATTGATTGATAACGAAATTGCCAACGTGCAGCAGGGCATTCCAGCGGGCATTACGCTGAAAATTAATAACCTGGTGGATAACGGTCTGGTGGATCGGCTGTATGCTGCGTCATCTGCCGGGGTAAAAGTTAATCTGCTGGTACGCGGTATGTGCTCGCTGATCCCGGATTTACCCGGCATTAGCGAAAATATTCGCGTGATTAGCATCGTTGACCGCTACCTGGAGCACGACCGCGTCTATATTTTCGAAAACGGTGGCGATAAAAAAGTGTATCTCTCCTCTGCGGACTGGATGACACGCAATATCGATTATCGTATTGAAGTGGCGGTGTCGATCCTGGACCCTCGTCTGAAAGAGCGCGTACTGGATATCATTGCCATCCTGTTTAGCGATACAGTAAAAGCCCGTATCGTCGACAAAGAACTGAGTAACCGTTATGTGCCGCGCGGCAACCGCCGGAAGGTGCGTTCGCAGCTGGCAATTTACGATTACATCAAGAAACTGGAACAACCTGAATAATTCCTATGCCAATTTCCCATAAGAGTACGCCGAAGCCACAGGAGTTTGCGGCCATTGACCTCGGCTCCAACAGTTTTCATATGGTGATTGCCCGTGTGGTGGATGGTGCCATGCAGGTGCTGGGACGACTTAAGCAGCGTGTGCATCTGGCCGATGGTCTGGATGCACAGAATCGCCTGAGCGAAGAGGCGATCCAGCGCGGTCTGAGCTGTCTGGCGCTGTTTGCCGAGCGCCTGCAAGGGTTCAGCCCGGCTAACGTCACCATCGTGGGGACGCATACGCTGCGTCAGGCGATTAACGCTGAAGAGTTTCTGCAACGGGCGGCCGACGTCATCCCCTACCCGATTGAAGTGATTTCCGGCAATGAAGAAGCACGTCTGATCTTTATGGGCGTGGAGCATACGCAGCCGGAGAAAGGCCGCAAGCTGGTGATCGATATCGGCGGTGGCTCGACCGAGCTGGTGATTGGCGAAGATTTCGAACCGCAGCTGGTGGAAAGCCGCCGTATGGGTTGCGTCAGTTTTGCCCAGCTGTATTTCCCCAAAGGGGAAATCTCGCCGGAAAACTTCCGTCGCGCCCGTCTGGCGGCGGCGCAAAAGTTGGAAACCCTGGCCTGGCAATATCGTCTGCATGGCTGGCAGTACGCGCTGGGCGCGTCTGGCACCATCAAAGCCGCCTGCGAAGTGCTGCTGGCGATGGGCGAGAAAGAGAAACTGATTACCCCGGAGCGGCTGGACCAGCTGTATAACGAGGTGATCAAGCACAAATCTTTTGCGGCGCTTAGCCTGCCGGGCCTGTCCGAAGAACGTAAGGCGGTGTTTGTGCCTGGGCTGGCGATTCTGTGTGGCGTCTTTGATGCGCTGGCGATTCGTGAGCTGCGTCTGTCCGATGGCGCATTGCGCGAAGGCGTGCTGTATGAAATGGAAGGCCGCTTCCGCCACCAGGATATCCGCAGCCGTACCGCCCAAAGTCTGGCAAATCATTACGCCATCGATAACGAGCAGGCGCGTCGCGTGCTGGAAACTACCGAGCAGCTGTATCTGCAATGGCTCGACCAGAACCCAAAACTGGCGAATCCGCAACTGGCGGCGCTGCTGAAATGGGCGGCGACCTTGCATGAAGTCGGGCTGACCATTAACCACAGTGGCATGCAGCGTCACTCGGCCTACATCCTGCAATACACCAACATGCCAGGTTTTAATCAGGATCAACAGATGCTGCTGGCGATGCTGGTACGCTTCCACCGTAAAGCGGTGAAGGTGGATGAAATGCCACGCTTCACCTTGTTTAAGAAGAAGCAGTTTCTGCCGCTGGTTTTCCTGCTGCGTCTCGGCACCCTGCTGAATAATCAGCGCCAGGCCACCACGCGCCCGGATACGCTGAAGCTGAATACCGATGACGGACACTGGACGCTCACTTTCCCGGCGGGCTACTTCAGCCAGAACACGCTGGTGCAGCTGGATCTGGAGCGCGAGCAAAGCTACTGGAATGAAGTGACCGGCTGGAACCTGATTCTGCAAGAGGAGTAAACGCGGGTTATTATGACCATTCGTCCTGACAACTATTTCGCGGAAAAGTATGGCCTGACGCCACCGCATTCGGAAGTGCTGGAAGCGCTGCCCAAATTAACGCCCGGTAAGGTGCTGGATTTGGGCTGCGGCCAGGGCCGCAACAGCCTGTTTCTCAATCAACAGGGATTTGATGTGACGGGCTGGGATAGCAATCCGCAAAGCCTGGCGCGGCTGCAACAAATTATCCACGATGAGCAGCTGCAACATATCCGGGCTGAAGCCTGTGACCTGAACCAGGTCCGCTTCAACGGCGATTACCAGCTGGTGCTCTCTACCGTGGTGATGATGTTTCTGCAACCGGAAACCATTCCGCAGCTGATTGCCGATATGCAGGCCAGCACGGTGAAATATGGCTACAACCTGATTGTCGCAGCCATGGATACTGACGATTATCCCAATCCGCTCAACTTCCCGTTCACCTTTAAGTCCGGTGAACTCAGTGACTACTACCGCAGCTGGCATATCGTGAAATATAACGAGCATGTCGGTGAGCTGCATCGGCGTGATGAAAACGGCCAGCGCATCCGCTGCCGCTTCGCTACGCTGCTGGCGCAAAAAGCCAGTTACTGATCGGTGGCGGTGCAGATGCGCCGCCATTTTTAACCTTTTCTGCTCATTTTTCACACAGCGATTGCTTTACCGATCTAAGTATGACTAAATGTTGCTATCGCCCAAATGGGTATCGACAGGAATCACCCCGCGTGAATAACGCTTTCCCCGCACGAAGACGTCCCAAAACCGGTTCGATGACACGAATTGTTTTGCTGATCAGTTTTTTTATTTTGGTTGGCCGTCTGATTTTCACCATCCCTGGTGCCATTGAGCATCATCAGCAGAAGAAAGCCACACCCGACCCGGTGACGCAAAGCAGCACCGACACGCGTTAAAGGAATTTGCGAGTCACTGCACCTTCACATTGCCCTGTGCGACAATGCAACCTGTTATGTCCTGTTTACCCGTAACGCACTACACTTCGACCTGACAATTACAGACACAAAGGACGCGTTATGTCTGCTTCGCCCGCGCAACAACTGACTGAAACCCGCCATCGCATTCTCAACCTGCTGCTGACTCAACACGATTTAGTCGATGTTCTGCTGGATAAATCGGTGGATTTATCTGCCAGTGAGCTGAAAGAGATCAACGGCTGGCGTCAGCAGCTGGAAAGTGATTTGCAGATGATGCACGCCGCGGATTTGGCCGACATTCTTGAAGCGCTGCCGCATGTTGAGCGTCAGGCACTGTGGCGCTTAGTTCCGTGCGAACAACGTGGCCGGGTATTGGTTGAAGCTTCCGATACCGTCTGGGCCAGCCTGACCGAAAGCATGACCGACCGCGAGATCCTGCGCGCCATCGAGCCGCTGGATCTTGACGACCAGGCTTATCTGGCACGCTATCTGCCGCGCGATCTGACCGGACGTCTGCTGACCACGCTGGATCCCAGCCAGCGTGCGCATGTGCTCAGCGTGGAGGAGTTCGACCGTGACCGGGTGGCGCGTATCATGGATTTCAACATCCTGACAGTGCGCGCGGATGTCACGCTCGCCACCGTACAGCGTTTTTTGCGCCGCCATAAAACCATGCCGGATGGTACCGATAAGCTATTTATCACCGATAAAAGCAACCAATTGCTGGGCGAATTGCCGCTCACCACCATCCTGCTTAATCCGCCCGGCACGCGGGTTGAAAGCGTGATGAACGCTAAACCGACCACCTTCCAGCTTAACGATAAAGCAGAAGACGCGGCGAGCGCATTTGAACGTTATAACCTGATTTCCGCCGCCGTCACCGATGCCAGGGGCAAGCTGATCGGCCGCGTCATCGTTGAAGACGTGATTGACCTCGTCAACGAAGAGAACGAAAGCAACATCCGTAAAATGGGTGGCATCAGCCAGGAAGAGGATGTGTTCGCACCGGTGCGTAAAGCGGTCAGTAAACGCTGGGCGTGGCTGGCGATTAACCTGTGTACCGCGTTCGTCGCCTCGCGCGTGATCGGTTTGTTTGAAGCCACCATCTCGCAACTGGTGGCGCTGGCAACCCTGATGCCGATCGTGGCCGGGATTGGCGGCAATACCGGCAATCAAACCATCACCATGATTGTGCGCGCGCTGGCGTTGCATCAGGTGGAACCGGGAAACTTTTCGTTTCTGATCCTGCGTGAGCTTGGTGTGGCGTTGCTAAACGGCGTGTTCTGGGGCGGCATTATGGGCGGGGTCACCTGGATGATGTACGACAATATGGCGCTGGGAGGCGTCATGATGCTGGCAATGGTGCTCAACCTGCTGCTGGCGGCGCTGATGGGGGTGCTCATCCCACTGATCATGACCAAACTGAAACGCGACCCGGCAGTCGGCTCCAGCGTGCTGATCACCGCCATCACCGATACCGGGGGCTTTTTTATTTTCCTCGGGCTGGCTACGCTGTTTTTACTGCACCATTAACCCGGCGGGTTATCCTGCTGAACATTATCACCGCCGATGCCGCCAATAAACGGCAGGCGCAGGCGGAACGGGCTGAAATCCAGCCCCATATTCAGGCCCAGCACATTCAGTTCAAACCCTTCTTCAGCGCCGACCGTCACCCCAGCCAGACCCAGCACGGATACCTGAATGCCTCGTCCCGATGGCGGTAATCCCACGGGATTCCACAGTGGCCGGTAATCCTTTCCTACCGCGTTGGCCGGTAAATCCAGTTCCAGTGCCGGAACTTCACGGCCAATATGGGCAAGAAACGTATTGCTGTTCGGACCCGGCCAGGCGTGATAAGTCTGGGGCCACGGATAGGA
This genomic stretch from Pantoea cypripedii harbors:
- the ppx gene encoding exopolyphosphatase, which codes for MPISHKSTPKPQEFAAIDLGSNSFHMVIARVVDGAMQVLGRLKQRVHLADGLDAQNRLSEEAIQRGLSCLALFAERLQGFSPANVTIVGTHTLRQAINAEEFLQRAADVIPYPIEVISGNEEARLIFMGVEHTQPEKGRKLVIDIGGGSTELVIGEDFEPQLVESRRMGCVSFAQLYFPKGEISPENFRRARLAAAQKLETLAWQYRLHGWQYALGASGTIKAACEVLLAMGEKEKLITPERLDQLYNEVIKHKSFAALSLPGLSEERKAVFVPGLAILCGVFDALAIRELRLSDGALREGVLYEMEGRFRHQDIRSRTAQSLANHYAIDNEQARRVLETTEQLYLQWLDQNPKLANPQLAALLKWAATLHEVGLTINHSGMQRHSAYILQYTNMPGFNQDQQMLLAMLVRFHRKAVKVDEMPRFTLFKKKQFLPLVFLLRLGTLLNNQRQATTRPDTLKLNTDDGHWTLTFPAGYFSQNTLVQLDLEREQSYWNEVTGWNLILQEE
- the tehB gene encoding tellurite resistance methyltransferase TehB; this translates as MTIRPDNYFAEKYGLTPPHSEVLEALPKLTPGKVLDLGCGQGRNSLFLNQQGFDVTGWDSNPQSLARLQQIIHDEQLQHIRAEACDLNQVRFNGDYQLVLSTVVMMFLQPETIPQLIADMQASTVKYGYNLIVAAMDTDDYPNPLNFPFTFKSGELSDYYRSWHIVKYNEHVGELHRRDENGQRIRCRFATLLAQKASY
- a CDS encoding YfgG family protein — its product is MNNAFPARRRPKTGSMTRIVLLISFFILVGRLIFTIPGAIEHHQQKKATPDPVTQSSTDTR
- the mgtE gene encoding magnesium transporter, encoding MSASPAQQLTETRHRILNLLLTQHDLVDVLLDKSVDLSASELKEINGWRQQLESDLQMMHAADLADILEALPHVERQALWRLVPCEQRGRVLVEASDTVWASLTESMTDREILRAIEPLDLDDQAYLARYLPRDLTGRLLTTLDPSQRAHVLSVEEFDRDRVARIMDFNILTVRADVTLATVQRFLRRHKTMPDGTDKLFITDKSNQLLGELPLTTILLNPPGTRVESVMNAKPTTFQLNDKAEDAASAFERYNLISAAVTDARGKLIGRVIVEDVIDLVNEENESNIRKMGGISQEEDVFAPVRKAVSKRWAWLAINLCTAFVASRVIGLFEATISQLVALATLMPIVAGIGGNTGNQTITMIVRALALHQVEPGNFSFLILRELGVALLNGVFWGGIMGGVTWMMYDNMALGGVMMLAMVLNLLLAALMGVLIPLIMTKLKRDPAVGSSVLITAITDTGGFFIFLGLATLFLLHH